A region of the Octopus bimaculoides isolate UCB-OBI-ISO-001 chromosome 15, ASM119413v2, whole genome shotgun sequence genome:
gaatttGGTGAGGCTTCCTGGcctgccaatcctcagtcaaaccatccaacccatgacaccaaggaaagcagacgttaaatgacgacgatgatgatattggtgacaCGGGGTGACACTACTTTTTGGCAGTGGAGGcaataaaacacacatgcatacagatacacacacacatgcacacacgcacacacacacacatatatgaaagagaaagtatgaaagaaacaCTTAACTACTTGATGTCAAATAAGTGAGCTTTGACTCAGTGGTGCCAAATTGGTGCCAGAATgattaacccccccccctccacaggTATTTAATAGTTGAatttggtattttgtttgttcttttatccTAGTTACCTTCATATTTTGGCTCTCATTGTCTGCGTCTTGAAGGAGTCTGGAGAGATTTACGAGCTTTATCACGAACAACTGCATTTGCTGTCAGAGAGCAAGCCGGACACACGTTAAAATCTTCAATAAAGGTAAAAACCAAaaaatcttttcacttttttaatactttacaggtgtttttttctttcaaggcaacttatttggcagaatcgttaatgcatCAGACAAGATGCTCGGTAGAATTTTCTCcatctttaccttctgaattctgccaaggttatctgtgcctttcatcctttcagggtcgataaaataagtaccagttgaatgttgggggttgatgtaatcaattagtcatctcccccgaaattgctggccttgtgccaaaattggagaccaatattttatgtttttaccaGAATCCTCTCCATTCCAGATGGAATTGGTTATTAgactttttatctttttagttttcacctttgacttgtttcagtcattggactgtggccatgctggagcatcactttgaagggttttagccaaacaaatggactccagtacttttcaagtctggtacttattctatcaatctcttttgccaaaccactaagttacggaaacaTGAACtaaccgacaccagttgtcaaatacatacatatgacagactTCTATACagtgatcaaagccttgtgagtggatttggtagacagaaatgaagaagacaataatgatgatgatgatactgatggtggtggtggtgatactgataatgacaattatgataatgatgttaataatctTCTCCCCTCCCCATCTCTTTGCAGCATGAATTTGTCAAAGACACAAGAGACGACCCAATAATTCCACGACATGGTTTCCTGCTGAAAATTATTGACGTAAGTGAAGAAATCTAATGATTTCTAATGGGTTTTAGGATCTTTACAGGTTTAGGGATCTGTTGCTAAGCAATGGCCCTGAAtgtacccccccacacacacacacgtgtcagtTTGTTGGGTGAAAtgtaatcatcaccatcaaatGATGATAACGACTACATTTCACCCTGACTCAGACATTTCCTGCCATCTACACAACCTATCCTGACACACCtgtccaatgtgtgtgtgtgtgtgtatatatatatatatatataatatatatacatatacacatacatactctactTTCTATACATTGACCATTCTCTCAAATATTTGATTCCACAACAGATCTCTTGCCTTACCACTATTCCCATTCACAGAACACAGCCCCAACCAAGCCATACATTCTTCCTCTCAAACACACCctcccctctacacacacacacacacacacacacacacacacactcgctcttgCTACAAAGTCACTAAGTTGAGCAGAAGATGCAGTGTGTTATGTGCACCTTTCTCTCTCGGTGTTGCAGGAATATGCAGGACTTGGTGGTAACGTGGAATATTTGAAAAACGAAATAGAATTTCAGGGGACGAAATCCTTATTCTTCGAttgtgtaagtaaatattttactgttttatttttattatttataaaggaGTCAATGTTGTTAATGTGTTTAAGCCTACGACATTAATTAATTAGCTAAAagtaggaaaggcatctagccctagaatccatgccaaaacaggcactaGAGGAAGCATGAGGCAGTCATaagacccatcagatcctgtcaaaccattccacTCATGTCAGCTTTGaacacggatgttaaatgatgatgaaataattatgAGGAAATAATTGATTGATGGCTAgttaagttaatgttaacatatttaatacagaggggattaaaaagttaattagaaataattatgtggtgGGACAGATATACAGAAAGATTAATTAGTTTTTTGCATATTTAATACAAGGAATATTAGAAAGTCAACTAAAAATAATTGTATGATGAGACATATTTGTGGGTTGATAAGTAAATGtatttgatagagagagagagtattacaATGTTAATATCTATGAGTCGTGGCAAATGGAGAGATTGTTAAGTGAAGgtaaatgtattttatgtatgaaatgataaaaagctgaggagaaaaaaatggaatgtgTGGTGAGGATGGTTGTGGGGTTCGATTCCTATGCACGGCActttgggtaaatatcttctaccaACTGTCATtaggtggtgttgttgttttacagagtgtacagatGTCGTTAGCTGGTGGAATGATGAAACCTCTTGCAACTAATAACGAGCTGAAAATTAATGATCGATTTTTCCTTGGAGGACCTTTGACCCTGAGAGGGTTCACACTGAAAGGAGTTGGACCACACAGTGATGGTACTtcaatttttggttttatttctttacacacacacacacacacacacacacacacacacacacacacacacacacaNNNNNNNNNNNNNNNNNNNNNNNNNNNNNNNNNNNNNNNNNNNNNNNNNNNNNNNNNNNNNNNNNNNNNNNNNNNNNNNNNNNNNNNNNNNNNNNNNNNNNNNNNNNNNNNNNNNNNNNNNNNNNNNNNNNNNNNNNNNNNNNNNNNNNNNNNNNNNNNNNNNNNNNNNNNNNNNNNNNNNNNNNNNNNNNNNNNNNNNNNNNNNNNNNNNNNNNNNNNNNNNNNNNNNNNNNNNNNNNNNNNNNNNNNNNNNNNNNNNNNNNNNNNNNNNNNNNNNNNNNNNNNNNNNNNNNNNNNNNNNNNNNNNNNNNNNNNNNNNNNNNNNNNNNNNNNNNNNNNNNNNNNNNNNNNNNNNNNNNNNNNNNNNNNNNNNNNNNNNNNNNacacacacacacacatacatacatacaatcatatacaaacacatgtgcacatatgtgtgtgtaaaaggttgCATTCTTGTATATCCAAACATTAACTGAGCCATTTGAgaaatagagatcaataaaatagtcCCTGGAATGAAATAAGAGCTGGAGGAGGTTTGACTGACTAAGATATACCCGTAAAGgcttgctccagcatggccacattccaatgcTTGAAGACAGTAAATGTgtgaagaaatatgtatttatgtgtctatatgttttttgttcatgtttgtttgttgtttttgtttctaggTAACGCATTAGGTGCTGACACCTACTGGCTGGCAGCGTTACACCTGTATACACCTCTACCATTCCGACCTGGAAAAGGCGGCTTCGGAGAACTGTTTAGAACTCACCTGTTTGTAAATGCTGGAAACTTGGCCAACTTGAAGCTCAgtaagtgatgatgttgatgttgttcattatgatgatgatgatgatgatattactaaatgatggtaatggtgtttgacggcagtggtggtggtagtctcTATAATTGTATCTTTGACTATACCTGTCTATAGTTGATTCCAGCTgcctgttgctctctctctctctctctctctctaaacaatGTTAAAGATGGTTTTTCATCCTCTGAACTGTATTTCATTGCCTAAAATCTAAATtaccgtttctttctctctttttcatccaCAGGTGATGGTCCGAGGGGAATATTAAATGGTCTGAAATCAAACTACAGAGTATCGTATGGCGGTGGAATTGTCCTTCGGATGGGACGAGTGGCTCGCCTTGAATTGAATTACGTTGTGCCCTTACACATATGTCAAGGAGACAGGTACGTGTGtcgcatatatatccatataacatacaggcatacatttatCACCCacttttatacataatatatatatatatacatatatatatatatatatataNNNNNNNNNNNNNNNNNNNNNNNNNNNNNNNNNNNNNNNNNNNNNNNNNNNNNNNNNNNNNNNNNNNNNNNNNNNNNNNNNNNNNNNNNNNNNNNNNNNNNNNNNNNNNNNNNNNNNNNNNNNNNNNNNNNNNNNNNNNNNNNNNNNNNNNNNNNNNNNNNNNNNNNNNNNNNNNNNNNNNNNNNNNNNNNNNNNNNNNNNNNNNNNNNNNNNNNNNNNNNNNNNNNNNNNNNNNNNNNNNNNNNNNNNNNNNNNNNNNNNNNNNNNNNNNNNNNNNNNNNNNNNNNNNNNNNNNNNNNNNNNNNNNNNNNNNNNNNNNNNNNNNNNNNNNNNNNNNNNNNNNNNNNNNNNNNNNNNNNNNNNNNNNNNNNNNNNNNNNNNNNNNNNNNNNNNNNNNNNNNNNNNNNNNNNNNNNNNNNNNNNNNNNNNNNNNNNNNNNNNNNNNNNNNNNNNNNNNNNNNNNNNNNNNNNNNNNNNNAGAATTTTCAAGCGACTGATAGCAATTCCGTTGTGTCTCTCTTTAGTTTCTCTCCTGTCGACTTTTCCTTGAAAAAGGCCTCTGTCCAAAACTTTGGATTTTTCTCCCCCCACAgcaatttctctttttgtttgggATTCTGTCTTATGTATACCATAAATACATTTTGAACATACATTGGATGGTGAAAACTTCACAACTTACCAAAGCACTGAGCTTCTTATTTCCAATCAACAACCTAAACAATAA
Encoded here:
- the LOC106874119 gene encoding sorting and assembly machinery component 50 homolog, which codes for MGIVQAKGMDSSRRKDAYSRYKQVPLDQMPAKVRRVVVDGLGRTKNDIVVKEVKSIFEAKNFQEMVHRTHDVKVRFEKLGLFRSIKIMVDNLKEDSVSTDNYEVTFEVEELRRVSGGINTLIGTNDASLLLGMKLPNMFGRGEKSIFEYSHGTKTNRGQNFTFYAPLHGNPDTMFSSGVYQSSMEYPWSGYVETSRGTSIDFTLPSYFGSHCLRLEGVWRDLRALSRTTAFAVREQAGHTLKSSIKHEFVKDTRDDPIIPRHGFLLKIIDEYAGLGGNVEYLKNEIEFQGTKSLFFDCSVQMSLAGGMMKPLATNNELKINDRFFLGGPLTLRGFTLKGVGPHSDGNALGADTYWLAALHLYTPLPFRPGKGGFGELFRTHLFVNAGNLANLKLSDGPRGILNGLKSNYRVSYGGGIVLRMGRVARLELNYVVPLHICQGDSVNPGLQFGIGFVFL